One bacterium HR17 genomic region harbors:
- a CDS encoding Putative glutamine amidotransferase — MRPLIGITCGLREKDGSVAHELQDRYVQAIVQGGGVPVLLPTLAPEEAPTVAARLDGVVFSGGRDIPPDLYGAEPLPQTETDAAMRRRAAFEICLARTMAEMGKPVLGICLGCQLLNVAFGGTLFQDIPTEVGTDVPHKLAQPPWFAEHPVVVERNSLLARWLGATDITVKSAHHQAIKQLGHGLRVVARCPDGIVEGIEATDGKYIVGVQWHPEAQLDADHARRLFAAFVQVCQTVRKR; from the coding sequence ATGCGACCGCTCATCGGCATCACCTGCGGCTTGCGGGAAAAGGACGGCAGCGTTGCGCACGAGTTGCAGGACCGTTATGTGCAAGCGATTGTGCAGGGTGGCGGGGTGCCTGTCCTGTTGCCGACCCTTGCGCCCGAAGAGGCGCCAACGGTGGCAGCGCGCTTGGACGGCGTGGTGTTCAGCGGCGGGCGTGACATCCCGCCCGACCTTTACGGCGCCGAGCCGCTCCCCCAGACGGAAACCGATGCGGCGATGCGGCGCCGAGCGGCGTTTGAAATCTGCTTGGCGCGCACGATGGCAGAAATGGGTAAACCCGTTTTGGGCATTTGCCTCGGTTGCCAATTGCTCAATGTCGCCTTTGGCGGAACGCTTTTCCAAGACATCCCGACAGAAGTGGGCACAGATGTGCCGCACAAGTTGGCGCAACCGCCTTGGTTCGCTGAGCATCCCGTCGTCGTGGAGCGCAACTCGTTGCTGGCGCGATGGCTAGGCGCGACAGACATCACCGTCAAAAGCGCCCACCATCAAGCCATCAAGCAACTCGGTCATGGGCTGCGGGTCGTTGCCCGGTGCCCGGATGGCATCGTGGAAGGCATTGAAGCAACGGATGGCAAATACATCGTCGGCGTCCAATGGCATCCCGAAGCCCAACTGGACGCAGACCATGCACGCCGCTTATTCGCTGCGTTCGTGCAGGTCTGTCAAACGGTCCGGAAGCGGTGA